A region of Paraburkholderia sp. BL23I1N1 DNA encodes the following proteins:
- the dxs gene encoding 1-deoxy-D-xylulose-5-phosphate synthase: MYDLLKTIDDPAALRRLDRRQLQPLADELRAFVLDSVSQTGGHLSSNLGTVELTIALHYVFDTPRDRIVWDVGHQTYPHKILTGRRDKMHTLRQLGGISGFPKRDESEYDTFGTAHSSTSISAALGMAVASKLQGENRMGIAVIGDGAMTAGMAFEAMNNAGVEDDVPLLVILNDNDMSISPPVGALNRHLARLMSGRFYAAARAGVERVLRVAPPMLDLARKLEEHAKGMIVPATLFEEFGFNYIGPIDGHDLDSLIPTLQNIKELRGPQFLHVVTKKGQGYKLAEADPVLYHGPGKFNPAEGIKPATTPSKKTYTQVFGEWLCDAAELDARVIGITPAMREGSGMVEFEKRFPDRYFDVGIAEQHAVTFAGGLAADGMKPVVAIYSTFLQRAYDQLIHDVALQNLPVVFAIDRAGLVGADGATHAGAYDLAFMRCIPNMTVMAPSDENECRQMLYTALQQPNPTAVRYPRGAGTGVATVKQMTALPLGKGEIRRETAQPAGKRIAILAFGTMVAPSLAAAEQLDATVANMRFVKPLDAELVRQLAETHDAVVTVEEGCVMGGAGSACVEALLESGVMRPVLQLGLPDRFIDHGDPAKLLAACGLDAAGIAKSIRERFLSSGAVAGQSSVKRVA; this comes from the coding sequence ATGTACGACTTGCTGAAAACCATCGACGACCCGGCAGCCCTGCGCCGCCTTGATCGCCGCCAATTGCAACCGCTTGCCGACGAGTTGCGTGCTTTTGTGCTCGACAGCGTATCGCAGACGGGCGGCCATCTTTCGTCCAATCTCGGCACGGTCGAGTTGACCATTGCTCTGCACTACGTGTTCGATACGCCACGCGACCGGATCGTGTGGGACGTCGGCCATCAAACGTATCCGCACAAGATCCTGACCGGCCGCCGCGACAAGATGCACACGCTGCGTCAGCTCGGCGGCATCTCGGGCTTTCCGAAGCGCGACGAGTCGGAATACGACACCTTCGGCACCGCGCACTCCAGCACCTCGATCTCGGCCGCGCTCGGCATGGCGGTCGCGAGCAAGCTGCAGGGCGAAAATCGCATGGGCATCGCCGTGATCGGCGACGGCGCGATGACGGCCGGCATGGCCTTCGAGGCGATGAACAACGCAGGCGTTGAAGACGACGTGCCGCTGCTGGTCATCCTCAACGACAACGACATGTCGATTTCGCCGCCGGTCGGCGCGCTGAATCGCCATCTGGCGCGCCTGATGTCGGGCCGCTTCTATGCTGCCGCGCGTGCGGGCGTCGAACGCGTGCTGCGCGTCGCGCCGCCTATGCTCGATCTGGCGCGCAAGCTCGAAGAGCACGCGAAGGGCATGATCGTGCCGGCCACGCTCTTCGAAGAGTTCGGTTTCAACTACATCGGCCCGATCGACGGTCACGACCTCGATTCGCTGATCCCGACGCTGCAGAACATCAAGGAACTGCGTGGTCCGCAATTCCTGCACGTCGTGACGAAGAAGGGGCAGGGCTACAAGCTGGCTGAAGCCGATCCGGTGCTGTACCACGGCCCGGGCAAGTTCAACCCGGCTGAAGGCATCAAGCCGGCCACCACGCCGTCGAAAAAAACCTACACGCAGGTGTTCGGCGAATGGCTGTGCGACGCGGCGGAACTGGACGCGCGCGTGATCGGTATCACGCCGGCCATGCGTGAAGGCTCGGGCATGGTCGAGTTCGAGAAGCGTTTCCCGGATCGCTACTTCGACGTCGGCATTGCCGAGCAGCACGCCGTGACGTTCGCCGGCGGTCTGGCCGCGGACGGCATGAAGCCGGTGGTCGCGATCTACTCGACCTTCCTGCAACGCGCGTATGACCAGCTGATCCACGACGTCGCGCTGCAAAACCTGCCGGTGGTGTTCGCCATCGACCGTGCGGGTCTGGTCGGCGCGGACGGCGCCACGCATGCGGGCGCTTACGATCTGGCGTTTATGCGCTGCATTCCGAACATGACCGTGATGGCGCCATCGGACGAAAACGAATGTCGTCAGATGCTGTACACGGCGTTGCAACAGCCGAATCCGACGGCGGTGCGCTATCCGCGCGGCGCCGGCACTGGCGTGGCAACCGTCAAGCAGATGACCGCACTGCCGCTTGGCAAGGGCGAGATCCGTCGCGAAACCGCGCAACCGGCCGGCAAGCGGATTGCGATTCTGGCGTTCGGCACGATGGTTGCGCCGTCGCTGGCCGCTGCTGAGCAACTGGACGCCACAGTGGCGAACATGCGCTTCGTGAAGCCGCTGGACGCCGAGCTGGTTCGTCAACTGGCCGAAACGCACGACGCCGTCGTCACGGTCGAAGAAGGCTGTGTGATGGGCGGCGCGGGTTCGGCTTGCGTCGAAGCCCTGCTTGAAAGTGGGGTTATGCGGCCCGTACTACAATTGGGTCTTCCGGATCGCTTCATCGATCATGGAGATCCGGCCAAGCTGCTCGCCGCGTGTGGTCTCGACGCCGCAGGCATCGCCAAGTCGATTCGCGAACGCTTTCTTTCGAGCGGCGCGGTCGCCGGTCAATCCTCGGTGAAGCGCGTCGCTTAA
- a CDS encoding polyprenyl synthetase family protein yields the protein MTFEQWTRAVLERVESALEHYLPTETTEPAKLHEAMRYAVLGGGKRVRPLLCHAAGELTGARPECLDAAAAALEMIHVYSLVHDDMPCMDDDALRRGKPTVHVKYDEATALLVGDALQAQAFVALTSDVLAPQQQASLVRELALASGSIGMCGGQAIDLASVGHTLTRPQLETMHRMKTGALLRAAVRMGALAGETPNADAMRSLDAYAAAVGLAFQVVDDILDVTTDSATLGKTAGKDAKDGKPTYVSIIGLDASRALAAQLRSDAHAAIAPFGARAQRLAELADLVVNRVS from the coding sequence ATGACATTCGAACAATGGACACGCGCGGTACTCGAACGTGTCGAATCGGCACTAGAACACTATTTGCCCACGGAGACGACCGAGCCGGCCAAACTGCACGAAGCCATGCGCTATGCGGTGCTGGGCGGCGGCAAGCGGGTGCGCCCGCTGCTGTGCCATGCGGCCGGCGAGCTGACCGGCGCGCGCCCCGAGTGCCTCGACGCAGCAGCAGCGGCGCTGGAAATGATCCACGTGTACTCGCTCGTGCACGACGACATGCCCTGCATGGACGACGACGCACTGCGTCGCGGCAAACCCACGGTACACGTCAAGTATGACGAAGCCACCGCACTGCTGGTCGGCGACGCGCTGCAGGCGCAGGCATTCGTCGCGCTGACATCGGACGTGCTGGCGCCGCAGCAGCAGGCATCGCTCGTGCGTGAACTGGCGTTGGCGAGCGGCTCGATCGGCATGTGCGGCGGCCAGGCCATCGATCTCGCGAGCGTCGGCCATACGCTGACGCGCCCGCAACTGGAAACCATGCACCGGATGAAAACCGGCGCCTTGCTGCGTGCTGCGGTGCGCATGGGCGCGCTGGCGGGCGAAACGCCGAATGCGGACGCAATGCGTTCGCTCGACGCGTATGCGGCCGCTGTCGGCCTCGCGTTTCAGGTTGTCGACGATATTCTCGACGTCACGACCGATTCCGCGACGCTTGGCAAAACGGCGGGTAAAGATGCGAAGGACGGTAAGCCGACCTACGTGTCGATTATTGGGCTAGATGCGTCGCGTGCGCTCGCAGCGCAACTGCGCAGCGACGCTCATGCTGCGATTGCGCCGTTTGGCGCGCGTGCGCAGCGTCTTGCCGAATTGGCCGACCTGGTGGTGAACCGGGTTAGCTGA
- a CDS encoding exodeoxyribonuclease VII small subunit translates to MAKTASKDTAAAPAEGVDTPPLPENYEAAQAELEGLVARMEGGNLSLEESLAAYRRGAALVAFCQQQLEKVEQQVRVLDGETLKPLPMNTAGTAATESGDDL, encoded by the coding sequence ATGGCGAAGACCGCGTCGAAAGATACTGCTGCCGCGCCTGCTGAAGGCGTCGATACCCCGCCGCTGCCCGAGAACTACGAGGCGGCCCAGGCCGAGCTGGAGGGGCTGGTTGCGCGCATGGAAGGCGGCAATCTCAGCCTCGAGGAGTCGCTCGCGGCCTACCGGCGCGGTGCGGCTCTTGTGGCGTTTTGCCAGCAGCAGCTCGAGAAGGTCGAGCAGCAGGTGCGCGTGCTCGATGGCGAGACGCTCAAGCCGCTGCCCATGAATACCGCAGGCACAGCCGCTACTGAAAGCGGGGACGACCTATGA
- a CDS encoding SRPBCC family protein, with protein sequence MSNLSNALQLRSVHSQLPVTAYFDEALLTREIETLFKKGPRYIGHDLMVPEAGNYFALPSESEGRVLVRNQQSQVELLSNVCRHRQAIMLNGRGQTENIVCPLHRWTYDLNGQLLGAPHFADNPCLNLGATPLQNWQGLLFEAQGRDVARDLARLGTKQHFDFSGFMFDHVEVHECNYNWKTFIEVYLEDYHVAPFHPGLGSFVNCDDLTWEFGEWYSVQTVGVHKDLEQPGSPTYRKWHDEVLRFRGGNPPDFGAIWMVYYPGIMIEWYPHVLVVSWLIPRGPQKTTNVVEFYYPEEIALFEREFVEAERAAYMETAREDDEIAERMDAGRRALMQRGESQVGPYQSPMEDGMQHFHEFLRRELGAI encoded by the coding sequence ATGTCCAATCTGAGCAATGCATTGCAGTTGCGGTCTGTCCACAGCCAGCTGCCAGTCACGGCTTACTTTGACGAAGCGCTTCTAACGCGCGAAATCGAAACCCTTTTCAAGAAAGGTCCTCGCTACATCGGCCACGATCTCATGGTGCCCGAAGCGGGGAATTATTTTGCTTTGCCGAGCGAGAGCGAAGGGCGTGTGCTCGTCCGTAACCAGCAGTCGCAAGTCGAGCTGCTGTCGAACGTGTGCCGCCACCGGCAAGCCATCATGCTCAACGGCCGCGGCCAGACGGAGAACATCGTCTGCCCCCTGCACCGCTGGACGTACGACCTGAACGGCCAGCTCCTCGGTGCGCCTCATTTTGCGGATAACCCTTGCCTGAATCTCGGCGCCACGCCGCTGCAGAACTGGCAAGGCCTGCTGTTCGAAGCGCAGGGGCGCGACGTCGCACGGGATCTGGCGCGCCTCGGCACCAAGCAACATTTCGATTTTTCGGGCTTCATGTTCGATCACGTCGAAGTGCACGAGTGCAACTACAACTGGAAGACCTTTATCGAGGTCTATCTGGAGGACTACCACGTCGCGCCGTTCCATCCGGGCCTCGGCAGCTTCGTCAATTGCGACGACCTGACGTGGGAATTCGGCGAGTGGTACAGCGTGCAGACGGTGGGCGTCCACAAGGATCTGGAGCAGCCAGGCAGCCCTACGTACCGTAAATGGCACGACGAGGTTCTGCGCTTCCGCGGCGGCAATCCGCCCGATTTCGGCGCGATCTGGATGGTGTACTACCCCGGCATCATGATCGAGTGGTATCCGCACGTGCTGGTCGTGTCGTGGTTGATTCCGCGCGGTCCGCAGAAAACCACCAATGTGGTGGAGTTCTATTACCCTGAGGAAATCGCGCTGTTCGAACGCGAGTTCGTCGAGGCAGAGCGCGCCGCCTATATGGAAACGGCCCGCGAAGACGACGAGATCGCCGAGCGCATGGACGCAGGCCGCCGCGCGCTGATGCAACGCGGCGAATCCCAGGTCGGCCCGTATCAAAGTCCGATGGAAGACGGCATGCAGCACTTCCATGAATTCTTGCGGCGCGAACTCGGCGCAATCTGA